The Castanea sativa cultivar Marrone di Chiusa Pesio chromosome 4, ASM4071231v1 sequence tttcttcttttctcttctcgaatggtgtttagttttaccatctttttctcgtctttcccttcctgttttgtatgatcattgtaatttggtttccTGATGTTTTTGCCTCTTTAGTACATTTCCTATGTACGGGGTTGTgttcttcttttatatatatttttcattacttatcaaaaaaaaaaaaaaaagattggggAATCTGGGTAAAGGAGGAAGAAGTGTTTTAACCCAATTAGATTTGAGTTGGTTGGGTAACCTTGTTGGGACCCTAATTTTCCACCGGAAGATATTCCATAGTATACTTGTTTCCATTAAGTAATCACATGTTATTTGGTCCAACCATGAGAAGCTTTGTatattggttttttatttatttatttattttttaattttgttgttttggctAAAGTACTTTAATGTCTGAGCCTTGCAATAACAGGCATGATCATGCAATATTGACTGGCTAGCATCTTAATaatgtataatatttattttactaaatttaTTGGTATGGGTTATAGGTTTACTCAATTCGTGATGCGGCAGCAAATAATATGAAATGCCTTGCAGAAGAGTTTGGCCCAGAGTGGGCAATGCAGCACATAATTCCACAGGTTCTTCTGATCAGATGTTACTATATAATTGATGTTAGATAGTATattactactattattattattattattttttgttgacatTTCCCCTAGAAAAGATTAAATTCTGATGTAGGTGCATGGCATGGATATGAGGTGGCTGACtgcaaatttattattttaaatttttttgaattggtCTTTGATATAAGTATTATGGGTTGTTCTGAACCCAAATAATGCCAGAATATAACTGTCTTTGTCATGTATTCATGCcatttatcaaaaaacaaagcTTATATTCATGCCTTCATGTCTTCTGCAAATGAAACCTAATTCTTTGTCCAAATCCTGCCATTGACATGCTAGAGTACCTAAGTTTTTTGTCATGGTGCTTTACTTATGTATTTATTTTCCATAAGAACAAGAAGATATTTTGAGTGAAAGAGAATTATAAGTTGGTAAAGAAAAGAAGCCCCTTAACCTCAAGAATTAATAAAGCCAAGGCAATACTTCTCTGACCACTAGCATCAGAAAGGAACTAGAATTACCTCTCAGCTCTAAATTCCTCAACCTCTATTGTGAAAGAGAAGGTATCCTCAATTGCATTTAGCAACTCTTAAGGGCCTTGAAAAGATATGTACTTCAATTTATAACATCGATCATTCATCATCCAATGCCTTAGAGGAAGTCTAATTATTAATATGATCTCCCCGCACTCTACTTGAGTGTGTCGTTTATTTCAAACACTTATAATTAGGAGGCTGATGCCAAGAGCTTGTAGCTCAGTgacaattgaattataaaaaatgatcgGATGTTGATGAGCTGTCCtatctttctcttcctcttgtgGTATCAGTTTATCTTCTTGAAAGATATAGAAGGTTTTAGATCCTTCTTCCTAGTGGTGACTTGACTTTGTCTTgtctgtttttatttatttattttggataccTCAGTTTCTGGTTTTGACCCTAAATAAGATATGCAAGATGTATATGCCTTCCAAGGATAAGTCTTTTCTCTTTGTGATTGTCAAGAAGACAAATAACTTGATCTACTTTAAAATGAGGGGACCTTAGAAGTGCACCTCCCTAGAGGTTGTGCGTATTTTGTGTGAAGAGATTGAAAAGATTTTAACCACTGGGGGATGGCGTGGGTTGCTCCTCTCATACTTCgtaaataattatgaaattgaGTTAAAGAAACTATCTAAGGATTATTTTCTCCCACTGGGGGATGGCGTGGGTTTGTGATATACTCATCTAATACGTTTCTTCTTTATAGTACTTATCATTTGAGATTTTATGTTACATACATACTTCATCTTGTTAGGTTTACTGAATTAGATTCTATATGTTACGTACATTATTTCATCTTGTTAGGTTTACATAAGTAGAATTCTGTGCCATCCTACCTCTCTGTGTATTGCCATAAGAGACATTCTTTAATGACCACATTCTAATTGTGCAGTACtcccatttattttaaatattttttacatgGGAAATATTGGCCCCTttagcattattattattattttctatttatgctctattttatttcatgtacattttttccttaaaaaattattattagtgcTATTCTTATTTAAGGATGTTTACCTATCTCCTGTCTTTGGTGTAGTTTTGTTTTAAACAAATTGGAATTTTCCTACAGGTCTTAGACATGATTAACAACCCACACTACTTGTACCGGATGACTATTCTACATGCAATTTCTCAAAAGATAGGTAAAGTTGATGGGTTCTCAACCTTGGTTGTGTacatctttctttttgtttgttatgaCTTGGACTGCAGAGTTGACAATTGCATTTTACAGGGTTCCCAACATCAAGTTCAATGTGGCTAAAGTGTTGCAGTCACTTATTCCCATAGTTGATCAGTCGGTGGTGGAGAAGACAATCCGTCCATGTCTGATTGAACTTAGTGAGGATCCAGATGTTGATGTGAGGTTCTTTGCCACCCAAACAATTTCTTGTCTTTTGATTCTTTATGAGCATTTGTCCATAGACTAAGACTACTGTCATGTCAACCTTTAGCTCTAGCTCATATCATGTGTTATGTTTGTTGGATTGTAACCCATTTTATTCTTACATGCTGGGGAACTTAattagggtgcgtttgttttgaCAGTAAACCAattccggaaaatattttcaggaaatgagaatattttcgggaaaggaaaatatttttaggtgtttggtggcattttaaaaaaaactttggaaaatattttcaagtgtttggtaacattatgaaaatacaaatttttcactgatttttcacattttctcaaccattttctcacattccaaacaaattttataataaaacattaaaatccatgatcttctaaacaaacaaaaatcaaatcaccgGCCAAATCAAattgagagagggaggtgagacagggaggaggaagagtgaGATCGGTGGGGAGGGTTTCTCGCCGGCGcggcgagctcgacggcgcgagatcgaCGAGATCGACGCGCGATctgggcgagatcgaggcgcgatctcgcgccgtcgatCTCGCCCgccgcgagctcgacggcgcgagatcgcgcctcgatctcgcccggcgcgagctcgacggcgcgagatcgcacgtcgatctcgcccggcgcgagctcgacggcgcgagatcgcacgtcgatctcgcccggcgcgagctcgaccgcgcgagatcgcgcctcgatctcgccctgcgtgagctcgacggcgcgagatcgcgcctcgatctcgcccggcgcgagctcgcCGGCGAGCCTTTGGGTTGAGGACGGCGTGATCTTGGCTTCCCGGCGATctccctctagctctctctctcttttctggtgtggttgttgctctctccctctccttctctttctctgtgttttccaacggaaaactcaatttgaaggtaaaatacacATGGAAATTATTTTCCGGGTGGGGAGGGCCTATTTTACGGTCAACGCTTCCtcttttccgtttgaccaaaatttccggtgttgccaaacacccgcaaatgctgaaaacattttccggaaTTGGTTTACTGtcaaaacaaacgcacccttagtTGAATCAGTAAACAAATTATAGCTCTGTCCTGTGTTTTTGTGCATAGGACAGGCCTGTCCTATGCACAAAAACACAGGTTACAATACTGCCACGTTTCATCTCCTCGTATTGCATTGCATCCTGAGAACAGGACCGACTAATTGTTTTGTTGAACAAAAAACCAAAGCTCCTGTgtgctttttagtttttaccttAATTGGCTCTCCAATTTATTTCACAAGATGTAGGTAAAATTAAAACAGCGATTTTAGGAGCAGAATATATGCAAGCTTTACCTATTTTCCttatgatattgagatataTATTGGACGTGGTATGGATATAAAATGCTATTGTTGTCCCAGAAGGTGCAAATAAGTTAAATAACTATCTGTACGTAAAATGAGGAATTATGACAGGTTTCCAATCAAATGTTACTAGACGTGCTTGGGCTGCTACCACCACCAATGACTGAGCAATTGGTGAATTTGGCAGCTGCTTAGATTTTCCACAATGGTGATGATTATTAAAATCTTTAATAGAGTATGGTAATTAGAACATCTCCGGTAAAATATGGCCAAGGCATATTCTGGTTCTGCCATGGCACTCGAAAACTCTGGTACTCTAGTGAAGACAGATTTAAAAGTGCTTCATTGGCTCAACAATCTACCTTGCAAATTCGTGTAGAGGATGTTACTCTGTTAAGCTCATATCACTGTGTTTTCAAACGGACGCTATTTGCGTCtcttttgatatatatttgaAGCTGCCTATGTGATAAAATCTGTTTGCTAAATTTGCTGATTTTGTATCATAAACGTGGATCAAATACTGTCTTGTGAATCTATTCATTTGACCCAAACGTTATCGGtataatctaaaacaaaataaaataaagtaattagTCAAGAAAAAATGCTAATTACATCTGCATTTTACCCTAAAAGAACTGGTTTAGTCACTATTTATCGTGCTTAATGTTCACTAAATTATTTCAATATCAATGAGTACGGCGGGACAAATAGTTGCCAGAAAAACTGAATAGGAGCCAAGTGGGTGGGGAAGTGCAATATGTTGGGGATAGCCGGTGGTGGAATGAAGTAGTGGATGGTCTTATTGATATCCCAGATTGGGATGCAGCAATGAATTGCAGTCCCGTTGGAGTCTCTAGAAATAACTTTTTGAAGGAAAGTAGTGCAGAATGATCATGGAGGAGGCTCAGTCCTTGTTACAGGAAAACAAACAAGTTGCGTGGTCATCCATGCTCAGACACAGTACCTTCGAACTTGGAAGAGAAGGCGTGTATGAATTATGAACCAGAAACAAGGGCGATGCAGTCAGAGGACTCAGAACCAAGTTGCGCCAAAAGTGAATAGGAAAGTAGACGTGGTGGTAAAACCATCATAGTGTGCTACTGCTCTATTGTCATACATGCATGGAGtacattgtaatattttatatattaaataaagttTTACCTTTGGCTTATGTTTTTGTATGTTTTGGCAGAAATCATTTTCTGCATTTTCAGTGTTTCGTATGGCAGAAAAGAAAACACTGCTCAACCAAAAACAATGCTAACTAATCGGTTAAAACACATCCTCTC is a genomic window containing:
- the LOC142632693 gene encoding LOW QUALITY PROTEIN: uncharacterized protein LOC142632693 (The sequence of the model RefSeq protein was modified relative to this genomic sequence to represent the inferred CDS: deleted 1 base in 1 codon; substituted 1 base at 1 genomic stop codon), whose amino-acid sequence is MTEGNIGGNFQSSSVREDNIVLKQVIGIDLLSQSLLPVIVELAEDRHWRVRLAIIEYIPLLASQLGVGFFDDKLGALCMQWLKYKVYSIRDAAANNMKCLAEEFGPEWAMQHIIPQVLDMINNPHYLYRMTILHAISQKXVKLMGSQPWLCTSFFLFVMTWTAELTIAFYRVPNIKFNVAKVLQSLIPIVDQSVVEKTIRPCLIELSEDPDVDVRFFATQTISCLLILYEHLSID